One genomic region from Jiangella sp. DSM 45060 encodes:
- a CDS encoding SHOCT domain-containing protein, with amino-acid sequence MVEPSSRSYSETVKRGGPRSALRLVDRGEDPRVLSADPDDFLKPPSVPLAVLGFLILTALSVLGVRFITMALWTDDPILPWFWNVAWLIVPWVVLGPLWGWWIRRQLRRPKLRRGCEAFATIASGTGPERGRATWVSYPTGDPTSRRSVTVLVVVDAPGGEAVFADARSRSRPGHGLFTIGDPVWIWRGGDGWVFGQVARHGDDPTYSPADEPRIPTFEELNGGRSPEFFVAELSELAARYRAGSLTRDEYEAAKNRLLGI; translated from the coding sequence GTGGTCGAGCCCTCGTCGCGCTCCTACAGCGAGACCGTCAAGCGCGGCGGCCCCCGGTCCGCGCTGCGACTGGTCGACCGTGGCGAGGACCCGCGTGTCCTCTCCGCGGACCCCGACGATTTCCTGAAGCCGCCCTCGGTGCCGCTGGCAGTGCTGGGTTTCCTCATCCTGACGGCGTTGTCGGTGCTGGGCGTCCGGTTCATCACGATGGCCCTGTGGACGGACGACCCCATCCTCCCGTGGTTCTGGAACGTGGCCTGGCTGATCGTCCCGTGGGTGGTGCTGGGACCGCTCTGGGGGTGGTGGATCCGGCGGCAGCTGCGCCGGCCGAAGCTCCGTCGCGGCTGCGAGGCGTTCGCCACGATCGCGAGCGGGACCGGCCCGGAACGCGGGCGAGCCACCTGGGTCTCCTACCCGACGGGCGATCCCACCTCCCGGCGGTCCGTCACCGTCCTGGTCGTCGTCGACGCGCCCGGCGGTGAGGCGGTCTTCGCCGACGCTCGTTCTCGGAGCAGGCCCGGCCACGGCCTGTTCACCATCGGCGACCCGGTGTGGATCTGGCGAGGCGGCGACGGCTGGGTGTTCGGCCAGGTCGCGCGGCACGGTGACGACCCGACCTACTCCCCGGCCGACGAGCCGCGCATACCGACCTTCGAGGAGCTGAACGGGGGCAGGAGCCCCGAGTTCTTCGTCGCGGAACTGTCCGAGCTGGCCGCGCGGTATCGCGCCGGCTCCCTCACCCGGGACGAGTACGAGGCGGCCAAGAACCGGCTGCTGGGCATCTGA
- a CDS encoding FMN reductase, with product MTTTRRIAVVSAGLRQPSSTRLLADRLADAAGRQFAARDVDVDLRVVELREHAHDLTNHLLSGFPSASLEQAIEAVTTADGLITVSPIFTASYSGLFKTFFDVVEADALDGMPVLLGATGGTERHSLALEHAMRPLFTYLHAIVVPTAVYAATSDWGAENAGDGDGAVPTGLTRRIERGAREFAELVSDREPRQAADPFAVPTPFEQLLAEN from the coding sequence ATGACGACGACGCGGCGCATCGCGGTGGTGTCAGCGGGCCTGCGCCAGCCGTCGTCGACCCGGCTGCTGGCCGACCGGCTCGCCGACGCGGCCGGCCGCCAGTTCGCCGCCCGCGACGTCGACGTCGACCTGCGCGTGGTCGAACTGCGCGAGCACGCGCACGACCTGACGAACCACCTGCTCAGCGGCTTCCCGAGCGCGTCGCTGGAGCAGGCGATCGAGGCTGTGACGACGGCCGACGGGCTGATCACGGTGTCGCCGATCTTCACCGCCTCCTACAGCGGCCTGTTCAAGACCTTCTTCGACGTGGTCGAGGCCGACGCGCTCGACGGGATGCCGGTGCTGCTGGGCGCCACCGGCGGCACGGAGCGGCACTCGCTGGCGCTGGAGCACGCGATGCGGCCGCTGTTCACGTACCTGCACGCCATCGTCGTGCCGACGGCGGTGTACGCGGCGACCTCCGACTGGGGTGCGGAGAACGCGGGTGACGGCGACGGCGCGGTCCCGACGGGGCTGACGCGGCGCATCGAGCGTGGCGCCCGCGAGTTCGCCGAACTGGTCAGTGACCGCGAGCCGCGCCAGGCGGCCGACCCGTTCGCCGTGCCGACGCCGTTCGAGCAACTGCTCGCGGAGAACTGA
- a CDS encoding LLM class flavin-dependent oxidoreductase, giving the protein MQFGIFTVGDVTTDPTTGRTPTENERIKATVAIARKAEEVGLDVFATGEHHNPPFIASAPTTTLAYIGAQTERIILSTATTLITTTDPVLIAENYAKLQHLTDGRVDLMMGRGNTGPVYPWFGKDIRDGIALAVENYALLHRLWREDVVDWQGRFRTPLQGFTSTPRPLDGVPPFVWHGSIRSPEIAEQAAYYGDGFFHNNIFWPMSHTKQMVGLYRRRFEHYGHGPADTAIVGLGGQVFMRPNSQDAIREFRPYFDVAPVYGHGPSLEEFMDQTPLTVGSPQQVIDRYAAMRDDVGHYQRQLFLMDHAGLPLDIVLEQIEILGTEVVPVLRREMANGRPAHIPDAPTHGSLVAAAGGARDATVHAEDDVTGRTAENAEAAR; this is encoded by the coding sequence ATGCAGTTCGGGATCTTCACGGTGGGGGACGTGACCACCGATCCCACTACGGGGCGGACGCCTACCGAGAACGAGCGGATCAAGGCGACGGTGGCGATCGCGAGGAAGGCCGAGGAGGTGGGCCTGGACGTGTTCGCGACCGGCGAGCACCACAACCCGCCGTTCATCGCGTCGGCGCCGACGACCACGCTCGCCTACATCGGCGCGCAGACCGAGCGGATCATCCTCTCGACGGCGACGACGCTGATCACGACGACCGACCCGGTGCTGATCGCGGAGAACTACGCCAAGCTGCAGCACCTCACCGACGGCCGGGTGGACCTGATGATGGGTCGCGGCAACACCGGCCCGGTGTACCCGTGGTTCGGCAAGGACATCCGCGACGGCATCGCGCTGGCTGTGGAGAACTACGCGCTGCTGCACCGCCTGTGGAGAGAGGACGTCGTCGACTGGCAGGGGCGGTTCCGCACCCCGCTGCAGGGCTTCACGTCGACACCGCGGCCGCTGGACGGCGTGCCGCCGTTCGTGTGGCACGGCTCGATCCGCAGCCCGGAGATCGCCGAGCAGGCCGCCTATTACGGCGACGGGTTCTTCCACAACAACATCTTCTGGCCGATGTCGCACACGAAGCAGATGGTGGGCCTGTACCGCCGACGCTTCGAGCACTACGGCCACGGCCCGGCCGACACCGCGATCGTGGGGCTCGGCGGGCAGGTGTTCATGCGGCCCAACTCGCAGGACGCGATCCGCGAGTTCCGCCCGTACTTCGACGTCGCGCCGGTGTACGGCCACGGGCCCTCGCTGGAGGAGTTCATGGACCAGACGCCGCTGACGGTGGGCAGCCCGCAGCAGGTCATCGACCGGTACGCGGCCATGCGCGACGACGTCGGGCACTACCAGCGCCAGTTGTTCCTGATGGACCACGCGGGCCTGCCGCTCGACATCGTCCTGGAGCAGATCGAGATCCTCGGCACCGAGGTCGTGCCGGTGCTGCGCCGCGAGATGGCGAACGGCCGCCCGGCGCACATCCCCGACGCGCCGACGCACGGGTCGCTGGTCGCGGCGGCGGGCGGGGCGCGCGACGCGACGGTGCACGCCGAGGACGACGTCACCGGCCGGACGGCGGAGAACGCGGAGGCCGCCCGATGA
- the xylB gene encoding xylulokinase produces the protein MTLVAGVDSSTQSCKVVLVDADSGAVVETGRADHPDGTEVDPRAWWDALQRAGDGLLGRAAAVAVGGQQHGMVVLDAAGEVVRPALLWNDTRSAGAARDLTAELGGPAAWAEAVGLVPVASFTVTKLRWLARHEPDHAARVEQVMLPHDYLSWRLAGRPEQAVTDRGDASGTGYWSAATNEYRPDLLELGFGRAIGVPRVAGPAEVTGSTASGAAIAPGTGDNMGAALGLTLEPGDVVVSLGTSGTAFAVAEQPVADPTGTVAGFADATGRHLPLVATLNAARVLTAAATLLGTDLAGLDRLALEAESGAGGLVLLPYLDGERTPDLPDATGSLVNLTRAAMTPRNLARAAVEGMLCGLADGVDALAAQGVTVRRVLLIGGAAKSAAVRAVAAEVFGTPVVVPAPGEYVALGAARQAAWALSGAATPPPWPLDLETTVDAAAGAGVREAYAAARERLHG, from the coding sequence ATGACCCTCGTCGCCGGCGTCGATTCGTCCACTCAGTCCTGCAAGGTCGTGCTCGTCGACGCCGACTCTGGCGCCGTCGTCGAAACCGGCCGCGCCGACCATCCCGATGGCACCGAGGTCGACCCCCGCGCCTGGTGGGACGCCCTGCAACGGGCCGGCGACGGGCTGCTCGGACGTGCCGCCGCGGTCGCCGTCGGGGGCCAGCAGCACGGCATGGTCGTCCTCGACGCGGCCGGTGAGGTGGTGCGGCCCGCGCTGCTGTGGAACGACACACGTTCGGCCGGCGCCGCGCGCGACCTGACGGCCGAACTCGGCGGCCCCGCGGCGTGGGCCGAGGCCGTCGGACTGGTGCCGGTCGCCAGCTTCACCGTCACCAAGCTCCGCTGGCTGGCCCGGCACGAACCTGACCACGCCGCCCGCGTCGAGCAGGTCATGCTCCCGCACGACTACCTCAGCTGGCGGCTGGCCGGCCGGCCCGAGCAGGCGGTGACCGACCGCGGCGACGCCTCCGGCACCGGCTACTGGTCCGCCGCGACCAACGAGTACCGTCCCGACCTGCTGGAACTCGGCTTCGGCCGGGCCATCGGCGTGCCTCGGGTCGCGGGTCCGGCCGAGGTGACGGGCTCGACGGCGTCCGGCGCGGCCATCGCGCCCGGCACCGGCGACAACATGGGCGCCGCGCTGGGGCTGACGCTCGAGCCCGGCGACGTGGTCGTCTCCCTCGGGACCAGCGGGACGGCGTTCGCGGTGGCCGAGCAGCCGGTCGCCGACCCCACCGGCACCGTCGCCGGATTCGCCGACGCGACCGGCCGGCACCTGCCGCTGGTCGCGACCCTCAACGCGGCGCGTGTGCTGACGGCCGCCGCGACGCTGCTCGGGACCGACCTCGCCGGGCTGGACCGGCTCGCGCTGGAGGCGGAGTCCGGCGCGGGCGGACTGGTGTTGCTGCCGTACCTCGACGGCGAGCGGACGCCGGACCTGCCGGACGCGACCGGCTCGCTGGTCAACCTCACGCGCGCCGCGATGACGCCGCGGAACCTGGCCCGGGCCGCGGTCGAGGGCATGCTGTGCGGGCTCGCCGACGGGGTGGACGCGCTAGCGGCGCAGGGGGTGACGGTCCGGCGGGTGCTGCTGATCGGCGGCGCGGCGAAGTCGGCCGCGGTCCGGGCCGTCGCGGCGGAGGTGTTCGGGACGCCGGTCGTCGTGCCGGCCCCGGGCGAGTACGTCGCTCTGGGCGCCGCTCGGCAGGCGGCGTGGGCGCTCTCGGGCGCCGCGACCCCGCCGCCCTGGCCGCTCGACCTGGAGACGACGGTCGACGCGGCGGCGGGTGCCGGGGTGCGCGAGGCGTACGCGGCGGCGCGGGAACGGCTGCACGGCTGA
- a CDS encoding DsbA family oxidoreductase: protein MTVLVEVWSDFVCPWCYIGKRRLETALGRFDHAGDVEIVWRSFQLDPSTPQGADGPVSESLRTKYGVSAEQVVEMNERVTTLAAAEGLEYHLDTARVANTFDAHRVAHLAREHGAGPQLHERLMRAHLIESVHLGTPENVVRLAAEVGVPEDEARRVLDGEDYADDVRAEIDLARQFGASGVPFFVMGRTHGVAGAQPVEVFDGALTEAYSRAAAPTA from the coding sequence GTGACAGTGCTGGTCGAGGTGTGGTCGGACTTCGTCTGCCCGTGGTGCTACATCGGCAAGCGCCGGCTCGAGACGGCGTTGGGTCGGTTCGACCACGCCGGCGACGTCGAGATCGTCTGGCGCAGCTTCCAGCTGGACCCGTCGACGCCGCAGGGCGCGGACGGCCCGGTGTCGGAGAGCCTGCGGACGAAGTACGGCGTCAGCGCCGAGCAGGTCGTGGAGATGAACGAGCGCGTCACCACGCTCGCCGCCGCCGAGGGGCTCGAGTACCACCTCGACACCGCGCGCGTCGCCAACACGTTCGACGCCCATCGGGTGGCGCACCTGGCCCGCGAGCACGGGGCCGGGCCGCAGCTGCACGAACGGCTGATGCGGGCGCACCTGATCGAGTCGGTGCACCTGGGCACCCCCGAGAACGTGGTCCGGCTGGCCGCCGAGGTCGGCGTCCCCGAGGACGAGGCCCGCCGGGTGCTCGACGGCGAGGACTACGCCGACGACGTGCGGGCGGAGATCGACCTCGCCCGCCAGTTCGGCGCCAGCGGCGTGCCGTTCTTCGTCATGGGCCGCACGCACGGCGTCGCCGGGGCGCAGCCGGTCGAGGTGTTCGACGGCGCCCTCACGGAGGCGTACAGCCGGGCGGCCGCGCCCACCGCGTAA
- a CDS encoding RraA family protein, translated as MHTTEQRAEIRRRFAAVDTSNVADALDALGRPDQGLAPSLAAVSGTRVAGWAYTIRGQMRPYAGSGDAAKMEACQGVGADEVAVWAGDGHGVCYFGELIALGLRERGCVGAVVDGGVRDLRWLRQHDFPVFARYRTPVQSIGRWAVTGWQEPVYLSGATTAWVRVAPGDFVLADDDGGIVGPSGLVEDVLDAAERLTTTEVSIRAALAEGLTLAECLARFGHV; from the coding sequence GTGCACACCACAGAGCAGCGAGCAGAGATCCGCCGGCGCTTCGCCGCCGTCGACACATCGAACGTCGCCGACGCGCTCGACGCCCTCGGCCGGCCCGACCAGGGGCTGGCGCCGTCACTGGCGGCGGTGTCGGGCACGCGGGTGGCCGGTTGGGCCTACACGATCCGCGGCCAGATGCGCCCGTACGCCGGCAGCGGCGACGCCGCGAAGATGGAGGCGTGCCAGGGCGTCGGGGCCGACGAGGTGGCGGTCTGGGCCGGTGACGGGCACGGCGTCTGCTACTTCGGCGAGTTGATCGCGCTGGGCCTGCGCGAACGCGGCTGCGTCGGCGCCGTGGTCGACGGTGGGGTGCGTGACCTGCGGTGGCTTCGGCAGCACGACTTCCCGGTGTTCGCGCGGTACCGGACGCCGGTGCAGTCGATCGGCCGGTGGGCCGTCACCGGCTGGCAGGAGCCGGTCTATCTGAGCGGCGCGACGACGGCGTGGGTGCGGGTTGCGCCTGGCGACTTCGTCCTCGCCGACGACGACGGCGGCATCGTGGGGCCGTCCGGCCTGGTCGAGGACGTGCTGGACGCGGCGGAGCGGCTGACCACGACGGAGGTGTCGATCCGGGCAGCGCTCGCCGAGGGCCTCACCCTGGCGGAGTGCCTGGCCCGGTTCGGCCACGTCTAG